In Lepus europaeus isolate LE1 chromosome 19, mLepTim1.pri, whole genome shotgun sequence, the genomic window TGGACCTGCTGTCTGTGCCTGTGCAAGATAAATATCATGGAGCTACTGGCCCACAACATAAGCACCAGGCAGAAAACATcaggaaataataacaaaattgtATACAATAGGTAGTCTATGATATTGTTATGATCTTCAGCATAACAGAATCCATAATCTCTCCTTGTGATATTTTTATTGCTCCATTGACCAGTCATTTTCATCAGTACCATAATATTTAGCATCATGTGCAGGATCCAGCAGAGGATATTGGAGAGGTCCATGTACTTCAGAGCTTTTGCTTTAAACTCTGCATACCTGGAGTTCCTGGGATTGATTATGATCACCTGGAAGACACTCAAAAGGGAGGTGGTGCTGATGGAGACACCCCTGCCCACTCTGTGGACATAGAAAACAAGTTTGCATTCAACGTCACTGAGGGAAAAACTCATCCCAAAAGCTGCCATCGTCTGGAGTACTCCTTTAGAGAGGATGACCAAGGAGTTGGCTATTGTCAGGTGTCTGAGAATTACACCCGTGGACCTTACCCTATACCCAGTGAGGTAAAGGAAGAGATAATGGTAGAGAAGATAGAAATTTCCCAGAATTCCAACAGCAGTCTGTAATAAGTAGACCATTCCTACTATAAAATCTCTGGAGAACATTCTGTAAGTTTGAGtgactggaattttttttcaaagccaGAGGACCCTGTATGGAAAAATGAGGCATGGGCTACATATATCATGTCAACTTAAATTCAATATTCTCCATTTACACTAGTTCCCACTTAGAaataatgtggttttttttttcattagtggGCTTCCAAGAATTGAACATATGGATAGACTTTAAAGAATACTTATAATGTACAAATCACTGAGGATACACCTGTAGCTATTTCATTATTCTTCATTATCCTGTGGGTTTGGTACTACCGTAATATTCATTAAAAGGGGAGAAGCACTTAGGCAGAGAAGAGTTAATGTTCATACCATGTTTCAGGGGAAAGTAAGGACTTGAACCTGGAGGTACAACTGAAAAAAATGGCATGCATTTAAATATCATGCTATAGAACAAAGCTAGTTAGCTGCTTTCTAACTAATTTTACAtctatttagttattttcatACATTGTCTTTTTTTGAGATTGGGGTCATTTTGTTTTATGATTATAGTTGTagctatttttaatgtatttttagacCATTATCAATTCTGAAGAAAGCATTAGAGCTCTTAGTAAAATACAGATGAATGCATGAATGTGCTACAGGAGAAGCTGGAGTCACATGAATGCATGATTcatctgatattagaatggctgcATGATACTGCAGGACCAAAAGTGTTAGCTGGTCCACCCTACCTTGCGCCTAACACAGGCATTAACCTGATACAGGTTCTGTAAAGAAGGAAAGCTTAAATTGCCTCTTCTAGCCCTAAATATGTGAATTCTTTCAAGCCAGGAAAGACGATAAAAGCAATCTTAAAACCTCACCAGTGTGCATCTCAGCAGAGTTGGAGAAGAGAAGTGGCAGTGGATTGTCTTTTGCTTTATTGAATGTGGCAGACACGCTGTAGTAGAAAACCAGAAATGGCATGAAATTGGCCGTAAGACACAgagacttattttctttattactcTGATAAGAAAacttatgtatttataaaatggttTCCTGTGTCAAGTATTTGTGCATCCAGAGCTAATTTATAAACTATTCTTGTAGTATCttgttattttgaaagatttatataATGAGTTCTGGAAATATGATCAATAACCCcaatgaaacaaacagaaaagaatggCTATAGAAGGACTCAGTTTTTTTATGCCAAGAATAAAATAGCATATATTACAGAAATTATTGGATATTAACTGTGGGACATTAAACATTAATGTGGGATAAAATGTTGTAGGATAAAAATTGTTACTTCTAATTTTTGAATCTATACTTATCCATGAACACCTGAATTAAGTAAACTAGTAGCCATTGGGAAACACttgtgaaatatattaaaatatagacACACATACAACAGAACTAGTGAATACTTTATAAATCGAAATTATAGAGTCTGAGatcaatattagaatattttaaagcaGGGGAAATATCACAGGATACATTTGAGCCTCACAGCTGCTGTCCTCACACCCATTGTTATAAAGTTCTgttttcccatatgggcaccgattcaagttccCGCACTCCAcctccgattcagctccctgctatggccttggaaagcagtgggagatggcccaagtgcttgggtctctgcacctgcatgggagacacagaagaagctcctggctcctgtcttcagaccgGCGCAGttcaggctgttgtggtcatttggggagtgaaccagtggatggaagacctttctctctgtctctctctgcctccctgtaactctgcctttcaaataaataaataaatctttaaaaaaaaaaagcatagtgatactttccactgtaccctccctccctcttccttcctttcctgttttgATTTTTACGATACActtcaatttacttcataatcaaGCCCAGAAGAATTTTTGCTCCTTGTGATCATGTACCCACACTGTTAACTGGTTTTCCTTCCTcacagacaaaaacagaaaactgacCTGACTCCTCAGTGGGAGGACAGTTGCTGAGTgtgatggtcacaacagccagcttCATGTGGGAGAGAGGCAACCAGGCCCCGAGATATGTTCCTGTGATTCTATGACCTCACCTTCCCCTCAGACTTGCAATTATCATTTCTTCTATAGCAGCAATGAGAATGCAAGTGTGGGATGCAGAGAATATTcatcaaaaatgttttcttcGTTGCTAGTCACCAGAAACAATCACGAATTCCAAGTGAGTATCTCTCAAGAGACCGCTTGAGTGTCTGGGATGGGACTGTTTCTTCCTGGATCCCTGGTGGGAGACTGGGGCTGACACCGAAGGCGGCATGTTCTGTTACCTGGCAGACGAGCAGCTGCTGGTGGAGCACCTGAGGCTCACTGGGTTCTCTGATCTCCTGAGAAGTTCTCCCCTGTTCCTTCCAAATTTCAGCCCACTGATATAACCCATCATTTAAGTTATGAGTATCAAAacccttgacaaggactttccaCAGGGTACAATTAAGGAGATCTCACTGACAATAATTTACATAGAAACCATGGCACTCTTTTGCTCCATTCAATGCTAATGGATTTGGAGGTCTAGATGATGtgtaaaattattaagaaaatatgctttctcaaTATTGAGCAACAGGAATCTAAAGAGAACAATATCCACGAGAGGGAAGTTATATAAGCCCTTTACAAATAAAGTCACCAGGCACAGATAAACCAGCAGTTTCTAGAATTCCTTTAACCATCAGATAAACCAGTTACTTCCTCAGGTCAAGGCAGCTGAATAGTCATTTTTCTACACCTAACTTTTGCTGAGTTTTCAGTAATGAGTACTGACTTCTTTTGTAACTAATCAAGATACATAAAAATTCAGTTCAAGTTAATCtttttccctgtaaaaaaaaatacaacttgatCTTTCCCTACTAACTTgtacatcccatatccaagtcaGTGATTAGAGACATGATGGTGAATAGATACActctactacacacacacacaaatacacatatttatactACAATGCAAATGTGTGCACAGCATGCACTCACATACAAACATATGAACTCACAGAATTGCacacatttgtatatttaaatcACACTCATCTCCTCACCAAATACAATCGCACACTCATATTTAAACACACGCACTATTAAATGTAGTCACACATACTAGCACATGCCCAATCCCATTCATAAAAATTGTATTCATAATCAGAACCCATATATGCACCTTGACAATGCTGTTATGTGTGGAAGATCAGTAGTAGCTCCTGACCGCTGGTTGTCTGAAAGATGAGACATGCTTTACCTATTTCAggacagaaatagaaaacaaagaaacagaaaccaatttaataataaaatatgtaaacaatAGATTTTACATACTCTGTTCTTGGTTCAATAtctccataaatattttaatatctttacTACTGCTCAGTAAAATGGATTTTCCCTCAAATAGTGGTTTTTGGAGAAGTTTTCAACACTAGTAGATGTATGTCTTGGCAGTCCATGCAGCATCAGGACCATTTCTACAGAACCACTCCTGTTCAATACAGAATTGAGTGTATCTGTCTGGTTATCAGGTGCATCATGGAGTGTGAATCATCAGTCATGCTCACTGAGCGCACGTGGATTACCTTGGAGCTTGGATTTCTGCACCATTTTGGTTGCACACTGTCCCTATGAGTGGGTAATGAACACATCTTGCGAATACCTGCGAACTGTAGTATCCCACCAATTGTGTGCCCACATACCTCCACCTTTCACTTTCACAGAGCCTGTTTGCATCATCCACAGGTGGGGCCCAGAGGATGTGGAGGCTTCCCAGGAGATAAGCCCTGATTGACAAGCCCTCCCATCCACTGTGCCATCAGCCACAGCAGGTACGTGCACAGGACGCCAGCACAACCCACCCTGCTTTCACAGTCAGACCCAAAAATGGGCGTGCTTCCCACAACACCAGGaccaccacaggttctagtcaaAGTCCTGCATCCTTAAAGAAATGGTTTCAagggtggcgctgtggcgtagcaggtagagccgctgcctgcaatgccagcatcccttatgggtgcaggtcgggtcccggctgctccactgaccatccagctcccggctaatgtgtctgggaaagcagcagaggatggcccacgtgtttgggcccctgcacccatgtggaatacttggatggagtttcaggctcctggcttcagccaggcccaaccccggtggttgcagccatttgggggagtgaatcagtggatggaagccctctgtctctacctctatctgtaactctgcctttcaaataaataaatctttacaaataaaagaaaaaaaagcaggaaagcaGCTTAAAGTCATCAGGGGGGATTATTAAAAGCACCTAAAAAGGTAGCTACATGTTTGGTTCCTCCCATTCAGCCTGGAATTAGGCAGATCTGCTTCTGTTGAGAGAGTGGCCTTCAAATGTGGGGCAGCGGTGGACAAGTCACCTAAATTCTGTCCTTATCCACAGGGTCAGAACCAGAAGCAGGGGTGTCTGTAAACCAGGTGTCTTTATTCTTGGATGTGGTCTTGGGTAactcagccctgggcagggaagaGGGAGTTCACTGGCACCCAATGATCTGTAGCTCTTGGGTTTAGGGGAGCATCTGGGCACCTAGATTTGGGGACAACCTTGGCTCCTGGGATATGTAGAATAGACTTGGGTCCTTTTTAGTAGGAGGGGCTACCCAAATTGCTTATCCACAAGGTAGGAGCAGAGCTCAAATGAGGAGAAATTTAAGGTGACTAAGATCAGAAATGAGAACACCTGCATCCCCGGGttggagaagactttgcttttctgccatgAGGAAGGACAGTGGATAGGGCAGCTCCATCTCCCctgaccaggagctgggagctcagtggtAGCCAGAGCCTTGGAGATTCTTGGAGCCCGATAGGGTGAACGTCACTTCAACATTGCCTTCTTTAACAGAATCAGACCCCAGCTCTAGGAAGACAGAAGTCAGTCCCAGGTCAGCTGCTGCAGTTCAGCAGGTATGATCTGCCGTCTTGAAGGGGCTAGGCAGGTAAGCAGGAGTTTCTTACAAGGTGAAGGTAGGGAAGGAGGTGCTCAGTGGCAGAGAGGGGTTTGGACATGCCAGAATCCAGGTAGTATTTGGTGACCCAGAGCAGGACCTTATTCTGGAGAGTGAGGCAGACAGAAAGGAGGGGCAGACAGGTGGGCTTCAGAAGAAGGCACAGGGTGGGATCCAGGGAATGTGGGGCCCATTGGAAGTGGTCAGGACAGTCTTTCATCCATAGGCTCCTCTTGTAGGTGCTCCTGATGGTACTGAGTGCGGTGGGAAgttagaaaaggagaaaggaaagtgaCTTCCAGAGGGGCCCCAAGGTTGCTACtgagggcagcaggtgccccAGTTGGAGTTCCTAAGAGGCAGCCACTGCCCCTTTAGAAAAGTCCACACCCTCCCTGAGTACTGAGTCCAAGGCCTTTTCTCAGGACCTGGCCCAGGTATGGAGTGAGCAGGCACGTTCCCTCTGACCTAGGAGCAGCTGTtgagattagcacagctctgagATCTCTGTGACCCGCAGTGCAGACCTTCTACCCATGGCCACACAAGCAGGCGTGTCTTCCCTGCTAAAGGCTAGCTCCTCCCAACCCCACTACTCAGTTCCCAGCACCCAGACCAAGATGAACAAGGCCTCCTCATCCGTGGAAAGGAAGTATCTTCTCCAGAGGGGAGATAGTTAGAGTATGCATGGGTTAGGATGACGCTAAACCAGGGCGCCTGGACCCTACTCAGCAGAGGGCACAGCTGTTGGAGTGGAGTAACTTCACACCATTCCTCAGATTCTTCCAGAGGAGCTGTGTAGATTTCAGGTATcttgtgcttaaaaaaaaaatcacagaatctgggaaaatcatagaaaaaagaCCGTTGAAAATATACTCAGAGTGGTGAACTGTGGATTTCCTTGAGGAATAACATTAAGATTATAATCAAATACTAAATTCTAAGTCAGACCTTTGAAGTCTTTTAAATGTCTGGGGACAGTCGTGTATTTCTTCACGATCAGAATACTGGGTTTGAATCGCTCACATGTGTGTCTTACTCTAGGGCACAGTcgaatttacatatatttatatcctTTCCCTTTGAGTCTGAAAAGGcaggagctcttttttttttttttttatttttgacaggcagagtggacagtgagagagagagacagagagaaaggtcttccttttgccgttggttcaccctccaatggccgccgcggtagcgcactgcggccggcgcaccgcgctgttccgatggcaggagccaggtacttatcctggtctcccatggggtgcagagcccaagcacttgggccatcctccactgcactccctggccacagcagagagctggcctggaagaggggcaaccgggacaggatcggtgccccgaccgggactagaacccggtgtgccagcgccgcaaggcggaggattagcctgttgagccatggcgccggctggcaGGAGCTCTTCACACTGCCATGCCTCGTCCCTCAAGGACTCATCTCTGTTGagaaattttcatctttttcacTCCGATGAGTGACATCACTACACCGCATCCTTGTGatttattaaacattat contains:
- the LOC133748721 gene encoding vomeronasal type-1 receptor 4-like, with the translated sequence MFSRDFIVGMVYLLQTAVGILGNFYLLYHYLFLYLTGYRVRSTGVILRHLTIANSLVILSKGVLQTMAAFGMSFSLSDVECKLVFYVHRVGRGVSISTTSLLSVFQVIIINPRNSRYAEFKAKALKYMDLSNILCWILHMMLNIMVLMKMTGQWSNKNITRRDYGFCYAEDHNNIIDYLLYTILLLFPDVFCLVLMLWASSSMIFILHRHRQQVQYIHRTSVSCKSAPEARATQNTLVLVSTFVSFYTLSSIFHGCFAFLNKPNFWLVNASTLIAACFPMVSPFILMIRDSSASRFSLAWIRNIKLPRLKRNT